In candidate division WOR-3 bacterium, the sequence CCTGTGCCTTATTATCATTGCTTTGGCACTGTCTTAAGCAATATGGTTTGTATTACCTGCGGCGCTACTATGGTTGTGCCGGCTGAACATTTCAATGCCCGTAAAACTTTAATTGCTGTGGAAAAAGAAAAATGCACTGCTCTAAATGGTGTACCTTCGATGTTTATTAATGAACTTAACGACCCGGATTTTGCTAAATTTAATCTCTCCACTTTACGCACTGGTATTATGGCCGGGGCGCCTTGTCCCATTGAATTAATGGAAGATGTTGTTTATAAAATGGGTGCTAAGAAAATTACAATTGTTTATGGTCTTACAGAAGCAAGTCCTGCCACCCATCAAACTCGACCCGATGATTCGATTGAACGAAGAGTTTCGACAGTTGGTAGACCTTTAGATAATGTCCAGGCGAAAATTGTTGACCCGCAAACAGAAAAGGAACTCGGTGTCGGAGAAGTTGGTGAAATCTGGGTCAAAGGTTATAATATTATGAAAGGATATTACAAAAAGCCTGAAGAAACCGCAAAAGCAATTGTCAAAGATGGTTGGCTTCGCACTGGTGATTTAGGCACTCGAGATAAGGACAATTATTATAAGATTGTCGGTCGATACAAAGATATGGTAATTGTCGGTGGTCATAATGTCTATCCGGCTGAAGTGGAACAAACTCTATTGTCTTTATTTGAAGATGAAATTATGGAAATTCATGTTGTCGGCGTGCCCCATAAAGTTTTACAAGAAGTGGTTGCTGCGGTGATTAAGTTAAAACCTGGTAAAACCTTAACCTTAGAAGAGATTAAAGCCCGCTGTGATGGCAAAGTTGAATGGTCGAAAATTCCCCGCTATGTTAAATTCGTTGATAACTTCTCAATGGCAATGACTGTGACTGGAAAAATTCAAAAGTTTAAACTTAAGGAAATGTTAATTAAGGAACTCGGTTTAGAAGATTTGGCTAAAATCAAAACCGCTTAAAACCAAAATTTTCTTAAAAAGGGAGCATGGCAAATTTGCGCTATGCTCCCTTAACTTTTATCCTAACAATTTATGATTTATCTAATGCTTGTCTTAAATCATCAATAATATCCTGATAGTATTCAATACCGACTGAAAGTCGCACCAAACCCTCGGAAATACCTGATTCTATTAATGCCTGTTTCGAATAACTTGAGTGAGTCATTGATGCTGGATGTTCAATTAGGGTTGCGCAGTCACCTAAACTTACTGCACAAACACACAGTTTTACATTGTTCATTAATTTTCTACCTGCATTTCTACCGCCTTTTAGTTCAAAGGCAATCATTGAACTAAAACCGCTCATCTGTTTTTGAGCAATTTCAGATTGAGGATGTGATGCTAATCCCGGATATTTTACCCAGGCAACTTTGGGATGAGTTTCTAAAAATTTTGCCACTGCCATTCCATTTTGATTATGGGTCTGCATTCTCACTGCCATTGTTCTCAATCCGCGTAAAAGAAGCCAGGCATTAAACGGACTGATAATTCCTCCTAAATCCCGGATAATATAATCCTTCATATAGGCAATAAAATCTTTTTTTCCGATGACAACACCGCCGACCGTATCACCGTGTCCACTAATATATTTAGTGGC encodes:
- a CDS encoding AMP-binding protein; protein product: MELINKTIGQLLEENAIKYPHHEAVVYVDDNLRYTWSELKNLVDQTAKAFIHLGVKRGENIAIWGTNKLEWLLTQLASARIGAALVTVNPEWKASEVAYALKQSDSKVLVMIEGFEKRSGDKIHRYEYLKILTDACPELNEVKSPDLNLNQFPELKNIVLITNSPQPPPWVLTWRDFIIRGERISENEFQNIVKAVDPHDVCLIQYTSGTTGFPKGAMLTHYNIVNNGRDCAQNMELTYQDRLCLPVPYYHCFGTVLSNMVCITCGATMVVPAEHFNARKTLIAVEKEKCTALNGVPSMFINELNDPDFAKFNLSTLRTGIMAGAPCPIELMEDVVYKMGAKKITIVYGLTEASPATHQTRPDDSIERRVSTVGRPLDNVQAKIVDPQTEKELGVGEVGEIWVKGYNIMKGYYKKPEETAKAIVKDGWLRTGDLGTRDKDNYYKIVGRYKDMVIVGGHNVYPAEVEQTLLSLFEDEIMEIHVVGVPHKVLQEVVAAVIKLKPGKTLTLEEIKARCDGKVEWSKIPRYVKFVDNFSMAMTVTGKIQKFKLKEMLIKELGLEDLAKIKTA